One genomic segment of Helianthus annuus cultivar XRQ/B chromosome 14, HanXRQr2.0-SUNRISE, whole genome shotgun sequence includes these proteins:
- the LOC110906812 gene encoding uncharacterized protein LOC110906812, with protein MANYQEIMPMSQRGVVGCGVQRGLYQGEGCGQGQDRGTSGPGQNQNEGQKSRKKDRSKILCFRCNKYGYFASGCLKQKQKQEASYLNETKEDDLALFTHEMVFLNEENLIPKRYENESNCNVWYLDNRESNHINENKSFFSELNERITGRVRFADGLCAGISGDGSILLEGKTSEQHLTTDIYFIPDLRSNIISLGQVTEHGYDIHMKGEYLTMRDRTGTLLMKVPRMKKRLYKIILKIGNPACLYAKLEDDAWL; from the coding sequence ATGGCAAATTATCAAGAAATCATGCCTATGAGTCAAAGGGGTGTAGTAGGGTGTGGTGTGCAACGTGGTCTCTACCAAGGCGAGGGTTGTGGGCAAGGGCAGGACCGAGGTACAAGTGGACCAGGTCAGAATCAGAATGAAGGTCAGAAATCGAGAAAGAAAGATCGTTCTAAGATCTTATGTTTCAGATGTAATAAATACGGTTACTTTGCTTCTGGATgcctaaaacaaaaacagaagcAGGAAGCATCTTATCTGAACGAGACGAAGGAGGATGATCTGGCTTTATTCACACACGAGATGGTATTTCTAAATGAAGAAAATCTTATCCCAAAGAGGTACGAAAACGAATCTAATTGTAATGTTTGGTACCTTGACAACAGGGAAAGTAATCATATTAACGAGAACAAAAGTTTTTTCTCGGAATTGAATGAACGGATTACTGGTAGAGTAAGGTTTGCTGATGGTTTATGTGCGGGAATTAGTGGTGACGGTTCTATACTGCTCGAAGGAAAAACCAGTGAGCAACATCTTACGACGGACATTTATTTTATACCGGACCTTCGTAGCAATATTATTAGTTTGGGTCAAGTAACCGAGCATGGATATGATATCCACATGAAGGGTGAATACTTGACTATGCGTGATAGAACCGGGACGCTACTTATGAAAGTACCAAGAATGAAGAAGCGTCTATACAAAATTATATTGAAAATAGGAAATCCCGCTTGTTTATATGCTAAGCTAGAGGATGATGCTTGGTTGTGA